The Diospyros lotus cultivar Yz01 chromosome 15, ASM1463336v1, whole genome shotgun sequence genome has a window encoding:
- the LOC127792505 gene encoding prohibitin-1, mitochondrial-like, which translates to MNFNNVKVPKVPGGAAASALIKLGTIAGLAVYGVANSLYNVEGGHRAIVFNRIVGIKDKVYPEGTHLMIPWFERPVIYDVRARPHLVESTSGSRDLQMVKIGLRVLTRPLPDQLPTIYRTLGENYNERVLPSIIHETLKAVVAQYNASQLITQRESVSREIRKVLTDRAANFNIALDDVSITTLTFGREFTAAIEAKQVAAQEAERAKFVVEKAEQDKRSAIIRAQGEAKSAQLIGQAIANNPAFITLRKIEAAREIAHTISNSANKVFLSADDLLLNLQEMNLESTTGKK; encoded by the exons ATGAATTTCAACAATGTTAAAGTTCCAAAGGTGCCAGGGGGTGCTGCTGCTTCTGCTTTAATCAAGTTAGGGACTATTGCTGGGCTTGCTGTGTATGGGGTTGCTAACAGTCTTTACAATGTTGAAGGTGGGCACCGGGCTATTGTCTTCAATCGTATAGTTGGCATCAAGGACAAG GTATATCCTGAAGGAACACATCTGATGATCCCATGGTTTGAAAGGCCTGTCATTTATGATGTTCGTGCTCGCCCACATTTGGTGGAAAGTACTTCAGGAAGTCGTGATCTCCAGATG GTAAAAATTGGTCTTCGAGTACTTACCCGTCCTCTGCCAGACCAGTTACCTACTATCTATCGAACTCTTGGTGAGAACTATAATGAAAGAGTCCTGCCTTCAATTATTCATGAAACACTGAAAGCGGTTGTTGCTCAATACAATGCTAGCCAGCTCATCACTCAGAGAGAG TCTGTTAGTAGGGAAATTCGGAAGGTATTGACAGACAGAGCAGCAAATTTCAACATTGCTCTGGATGATGTCTCCATTACAACCCTGACATTTGGGAGGGAGTTTACAGCTGCAATAGAAGCCAAACAAGTGGCTGCACAAGAGGCTGAGAGGGCCAAATTTGTTGTTGAAAAGGCTGAGCAAGACAAAAGAAGTGCAATCATCCGGGCACAG GGTGAGGCCAAGAGTGCCCAACTGATAGGCCAAGCTATTGCCAATAATCCGGCATTTATTACTCTAAGGAAAATTGAAGCTGCAAGAGAAATCGCACATACAATCTCAAATTCAGCGAACAAGGTTTTCTTGAGTGCAGATGACCTATTGTTGAACCTCCAGGAGATGAACTTGGAGAGCACCACTGGGAAGAAATAA